The Desulfuromonas thiophila genome contains the following window.
TGCAGGGCAACCTCGACCCGACAGTGCTTTACGCGCCCAAACCCTACATCGAAAAAGAGGTACAGCGCATCCTCGATGAAAATGGCGGCCGGCCCGGCTTTATCTTCAACCTCGGCCACGGCATCCTGCCGACGGTGCCGCCGGGAAACGCCATCTTCATGGTCGAGGCCGTCCATCGCCTAAGCCAGAAGTAACCAGACCTTCCGCCCCGCAGCCCATGTGCGGGGCTTTTTTTGCCTGCCAGCGCCCTCCCTATCGCGATCATCGGCATATCAGATAATAACGTTTATTTATATCTATATTGCTTATTTGAGTTTTTGCCTTTTCTTGTGCAATAAGTGGCGAATATCGCTTGCTCTAATGATTCTGTTGCTCATTCCTGAGTGAAGCGCTCCTGTTGCCTCTAGCCCGGAAGAAAGGTATCCCCCTGATGTTGCGAAAAACATTTCTGCCACTACTGCTGTCACTGCTCTGTTGTGCTTCCCAGGCCCTGGCGGGCGCCTGGACCCAGCAGGCTGGCCACTCCTACAACCGCCTGTCCGGTAATTACTATTGCGCCGACCGTAATTTTGATGACGATGGCGACCGCAAAAAAATGGCCGATGATGGTAAATTCACCGATGTCAATCTCAACTACTACGTCGAATATGGCCTCACCGATGCCGCCACGGTCATCGCCTCGGTTTATTACAAACAGATCAAACACGATGACGACACCATCGAGATGAAGACCTATGGTTTCGGCGATGTCGATCTGGGGCTGAAATACCGCCTGGTGCAGTTTGCCGGTGGTGTGCTGGCTGCCCAGGGCCTGATCAAAATTCCCGAACTGTATGATGAAAATGATTCCATGCCGCTGGGCAACGGGCAGTACGACGTGGAGGCGCGCGTCCTGTTCGGTCACTCTCTGGCGTATCTGTTTCCCGGTTACTGCAACTTCGAGTTCGGCTACCGCTGGCGCTTTGAGGACTCCAGCGATGAGTACCGCTACCTCATTGAGGTGGGCAGTGATTTGACCGATCAATGGTATGCACGGGTCAAACTTGATGGCCTGCTCAGCGCCAACAACGGCGATGCCCTGGTCGATGCCCAGGGCAATCCGACCATGACTACCGAATATGACCTGCTCAAGTTGGATATGGCCGTGGGTTATCGCATGAACGATGCCTGGGGTTGGGAAGCCGTGTACACCCCGGCGTTGAGCGGTGAAGACACCGCCGCCGGCGCCACCTACACCCTGGCTTTGACCTATCAGATCCGTTAACCTGTCCAGCGTAGAAAGAAAAAACCATGATCCGATTTCATAAATCCATCCTGCTGGTGCTGATGCTGCTGGCGTTGTCCGCCGTCATGCTCAGTGGCTGCGGTGAGTCCGTCACCCATAAAACCAGCACATCCTCCACGGATGACGGTGATACCACCGATGGCGATGAAACGACCGACACTACGCCGTATCCCAATGCCGATTTGCTGGTGTCGGCCGATGAACTTGAAACCCTGCTGTCCAGCAGCACCGCGACTGCAGCGACCACCGGCAGCCTGATCGTCATCGATACCCGTTCCGCCGACGCCTATGTCGCCGGCCACATTCCCGGCGCCATTCACATGGCTCATGCCGAGCTGGCCGATGACAGCCTCAATCTTAAATCCGTCACAGAGCTGGAAACGCTGCTGGGTGGCAAAGGGCTGGTGGCTGACGCCAAGATCGTGCTTTATGACGACACCATCACCTCCTGGGGTTCGGCCGGGCGGGTGTTCTGGGCGCTGGAATACCTCGGCTGCTCGGATGTTCATCTGCTTGATGGCGGCTGGGACAAATGGAGCGCCGACGGCCGGACAACGCAATTAGCCGCGACGACCCTGGAAGCCACCACGTTTACCGCCTCGGTCAACACAGCGGTTGTCACCGATAAAGCTACCATCGCTTCCCGCCTGGGTGACAGCGACTTTGTTCTCATCGACACCCGTACCGACGAAGAGTTCATCGGTTGGCAGCTGTATGGTGAAGCACGCGGCGGGCATATCACCGGCGCGGTGCATCTGCCCTATGAGTGGTCCTATGGCGCCGATCACACCCTGGTGCCTTATGCCACCATGAAAAGCTATTTCGAAGAGCGCGGCATTACTGCCGACAAGCAGGTGGTTGCCTACTGTACCGCCGGCATTCGCAGCGGCTTCGCCTATTTCCTTGCCCGGCTGATGGGTTATGAGAATGTGGCCAACTATGACGCATCGATCTGGGACTGGGCGGCACAGGCCGATATCACTACCTATCCCATGGAAGCACTGACCAATTATGCCGATCTGGTCTATCCGGGCTGGGTCAATGCGGTGATGGATTATCACGCCAGCGGCAGTTCCAGTGCGGCTCCGGCCAACTACAACTATGATCGCGATCATAAATACCTGATTTTTGAAACCCAGTGGGGCAGCTTTGACGATATGGCCAACGGCTGGGCTGACACCTCCTATCTTTCCGGCCATATTCCGGGAGCGATCCACTCTAACTCCGATGTCTATGAAAACGGCTATCCGCGCTGGTTCATGCTGCCCGATGATGAGCTGAAAGCCGCCGTTGGCAGCATGGGCATCACCGAAGACACGACGGTCATTGTTTACAGCAACAGCCCGATCTTTGCCGCCCGCCTGTGGTGGATTCTGCTCTATGCCGGGGTGGATGATGTGCGCCTGCTTAACGGCGGTTATGACGCCTGGACCGCAGCCGGCTACGACGGTGAAACCACCACCAATTACCCCGTTGCCACCACCTACAGCGGTAGCACGCTGCCCGAGGTGGTCGCCACGACGGATTATGTGGCCGGGGTTTATGACGATGAAAACACCCTGGTCGCCGACGTGCGCATGTATGAAGAATATGCCGGTGAAGTAAGCGGCTACAGCTACGTGGTCAACAAGGGGCGTATCCCCGGTGCCGTTTATGCCTTCCATGCCGACAACCCGGATCGCTATTACCTGGACGATGACGGCACCTTCCGCAGCTACACCGAAGTGGAAACCATGTGGAACGGTGTCGGCATCGAAAAAGCCACGGACACCACATTCAGCAAAGATGTCATCTTTTACTGTGGCAGCGGTTACCGCTCCAGTATCAGTTATCTCTATGCCCACCTGATGGGGATCAGTAACGTGCGCAACTACTCTGATGGCTGGGAAGGTTGGAGCACCGACTACGTCGAAGACGCCTCCTATTTGGCGGAAGAAGGTGTGCCCGGCAGCACCGATGGCTGGCGGCAGAACCGCTCCGAGCGGCCGGTGTCCGTTGGTGTCCATCCCGAGTAGGACTTTGACGCCTATCCCAACGTCAACCACATGGTGGATGCCCGCTGGGGCCCGGCCGGTACTGCAGAAGCAGCTGGCGCTCCAGCCTGGCCTGGTTCTACGGCTATATGATGGGCTATCAACGCAACGACAACGTTGACAGTGGTTGGTTCGAACGGGCTATGGGCGAAGGTTCCGCCTATGCCGGGGCTGAAACAGTGCTCAACCCCATCGAAACAGGCGCACCGGGAGAGGGTTTTCTGACGGTTGAAATATATGCCGACCTGAGTTTGCTCAGGTCGGCTTTTTTTATGGTCGAGTCCTGTGGTAAACTCAGGCGATCTTGATATTAACAGCCCGTTCCAGGAGGTTCCCTGTGTCTGAACCGAAAAAAGCCCTGGTGCTGCTCAATATGGGCGGGCCGGATTCCCTTGAGGCCGTCGAACCCTTTCTCTGCAACCTGTTTTCCGACCGTGACCTGATCCAGCTGCCGTTGGGGGCGTTGCTGCAGAAACCCTTTGCCCGGTTGATTTCTCATTTTCGCGCAAAAAGCGTGCGGGAGAATTATCGCCGGATCGGCGGCAAATCGCCGCTGCTGCATTGGACGCAACGGCAGGCGGAAGAAACCGCGACGTTGCTGGGTGGAGACTGGCTGCCGTTCGTGGCCATGCGTTACTGGGCGCCGCGCGCCGCCGAGGTGGTGCAGGCCATTCGCCAGCAAGGGATCGACGAAGCCGTTGTTGTTTCGCTCTATCCCCACTACACCGGCGCGACCACCGGCAGCAGCATCAAGGATTTCAAACAGGCGGTGGCAGCACACCATCCGGCGCTGCGCTGTCGCTATATTGAAGACTGGCACGATTGGCCGGCCTATCTCGACGCTTTGGCTGACTGCGTGCGCGAGGGGCTGGCACAGGTGCCGGCCGCCCAGCGCAACCAGCTGCAGCTGCTGTTCTCAGCGCACGCCCTGCCGCAGAAATTCATTGAGCGTGGCGACCCCTACCAGCGCCACATCGAGCAGACGGTGGCCGGGGTGATGGCGCGGCTGGATTCCTGCGAGCACCAGATCGGTTATCAGAGCCGCAGCGGACCGGTACGCTGGATGGCGCCGGACAGCCGCGAACTGATCCGCGCCGCCGGTGCCGCCGGTCGGCCGCTGCTGGTGGTGCCGGTGGCCTTTGTGTCCGATCACATCGAAACCCTGGAAGAGATTGACGGTGAGTTTCGCGAACTGGCCGAGGCCTGTGGCGTGCCCTGGTTTGGCCGGGTGCCGGCGCTGAACGACCGGCCGTCTTTCATTGCGGCCCTGGCGGCGCTGGTCCGTCGGGCCGTCTCCGCAGCGGTCTGACACCGAACGGGCATCCGATCAGGCGGGCGGTGTCAGACGCGGAAGCGGGCGTGGCTGGCGCAACAGTGCGCGGCAGGAGCGCCAATCGGGCAGGAACTGATCGAGCAGGGCACAGAAGCGGGCGTTGTGGGAGGGTTCGAGCAGGTGGGTCAGTTCATGTACCAGGACGTATTCCAGGCAGACTGGCGGGTAGCCGGCCAGAGCGCTGTTGAGCCGGATACTGGCGCGTGCCGGGGTACAGCTGCCCCAGCGGCTGCGCATGGTGCGGATGCTGAATTGGCGCAGCTGCACCTGCAGGCGCTGCTGCCAAGGCTGCAGCAGGGGCTGCAGGGCCTGCCGGACCTGTTCCGCCTGCCAGCGTTGCAGTTGCGCCAGATCCCAGGTCGTCGGCAGCCGTAGCTGCGGCAGGGCGCTGTGTTCCGCGCTCTGTGGCGGACAGGCATGGGGCAGGCCCAACGGCAGCGCGCTGCTGGCCGAGCGTTGCAGTTGGTGGGCAATCCCCCAGTGCCACAGCAGCGCCGGGTCGCCCAGGTCGGCCGGCGGCTGCGACTGTTGCCGCAGGCGCTGCTGCTGGTGCAGAATCCAGTCACGCTTGCGGGCGACAAAGGCTTCCGCCACGGCCAGCGGCAGGCGCAGCGGCACGCTCAGACGCACCTGACCATCGGGTGGCAGCACCCGCAGATTCAGGTTGCGTACCGCCTTGCGTTGCAGTTGCAGTGCAATACCGGCCAGCTGACAGGCCTGGCACGAAACCGTGGCGCTCAAGTCACGCCTACAGATCGTTATCGCGCAGGGCTTCGAGCAGTTTTTTCTGCGACGGACTCAGGCTGGTTGGCACCTGCACCTCAATGGTGACGTAGAGATCGCCGGCCTCGTGGCGGCCATGCGCTGGAACCCCGTGCCCCTTCAGCCGGATCTTGCTGCCGCTGGCCGTGCCCGCCGGGATTTTGATGCGTTTTTCACCGTCAAGGGTGTCGACCTTGGCGCTGCCGCCCAGGCAGGCCGTGCTGAAGGAGACGGTCAGGCGCTGGTGCAGATCGTTGCCCTTGCGGGTCAGCAGCGGATCACTGTCCACCAGGATTTCCAGCAGCAGATCGCCGGCTTCGCCACCTGCCGGTGCTGGCCCACCCTTGCCGGCGATGCGCAGCTTCTGGCCGCTGGCGATGCCGGCCGGAATGCGCACCTGCAGTTGCTCATCGCGCCCTTCGTGACGCAGATGCAGGCTGCGTTCGCCGCCGCGCAGGGCCAGACGCAGCGGCAGATTCAGCTTCATCAGATAATCCTTGCCGCGCACAGACCGGGGGGGCTGATGGAACACGTTGCTGCGCCGGCCGCCGCGGCCGGCTTGGCCGAACAGGTCGTCACCCATGCCGCCCAAGCCAAACTCACGGAAGATATCGTTAAAGTTGGTGCCCTGGAAGATATCTTCACGGCTGAACTGTTGGTGAAAGACGTTGTCACCGACCTGATCGTACTGGCGCCGTTTGTCCGCATCGCTCAGAACGGCGTAAGCTTCGGAAATCTCCTTGAAGCGTTCCTCGGCCTGCTTGTTGCCCGGATTCTTGTCCGGGTGGTATTTGACCGCCAGTTTGCGGTAGGCTTTCTTGATCTCGTCCGCCGAAGCGGTTTTGGCAACGCCGAGGCTGGCGTAATAATCCTTGGCCATGAAACAGGCTCCTGCTGCTGGTGGCGCCCGCGCGCCGGTCGTCGGTGGATAGTCCGGTTGCACTATAGGGCCGGGGCCGATGTCCGTCAAGGGCCGCGCCGGCAGTGGCACTCAACAGAAGAAAAGGAAAAATATGACGCGAATAGTGGTGATCGGTGGCGGAATTTCCGGGCTGGTGACGGCCTGGCAGCTGCAGCAGCTGGCGGCGCGACAGGGGCGGGCGATACAGCTGTTGCTGGTGGAAAAGGAACCGCGCTGCGGCGGCAAGATCTGGAGCCGGCAGGAAGACGGTTTTCTCTGCGAATGGGGCCCGAACGGCTTTCTTGACAATAAACCGGCGACCCTGGAGTTGTGCCGCCAGCTGGGGATTGAGGATCGTCTGCTGCGTTCGAACGATAATGCCCGCAAGCGTTTTATCTTCAGCGGTAACCGGTTGCACCGGCTGCCGGAAAACGGTCCGATGTTTCTGCGGTCGCAACTGCTCAGTTGGCCCGGCAAGCTGCGTCTGGTAGGCGAGGCGCTGGTGCCGGCCAAGCGCGATGGTGCCGACGAAACCCTGGGCGCCTTTGGTCGGCGCCGGCTGGGCGCCGAGGCGCTGGACAAACTGATCGCGCCCATGGCCGGGGGCATTTTTGCCGGGGATGCCGAAACCATGAGTGTCGCAAGCTGCTTTCCGCGCATCGTGCAGCTGGAGCGGCAGTATGGCGGGTTGCTCAGGGCGATGGTTTGTCTGGCGCGG
Protein-coding sequences here:
- a CDS encoding M48 family metallopeptidase → MSATVSCQACQLAGIALQLQRKAVRNLNLRVLPPDGQVRLSVPLRLPLAVAEAFVARKRDWILHQQQRLRQQSQPPADLGDPALLWHWGIAHQLQRSASSALPLGLPHACPPQSAEHSALPQLRLPTTWDLAQLQRWQAEQVRQALQPLLQPWQQRLQVQLRQFSIRTMRSRWGSCTPARASIRLNSALAGYPPVCLEYVLVHELTHLLEPSHNARFCALLDQFLPDWRSCRALLRQPRPLPRLTPPA
- the hemH gene encoding ferrochelatase translates to MSEPKKALVLLNMGGPDSLEAVEPFLCNLFSDRDLIQLPLGALLQKPFARLISHFRAKSVRENYRRIGGKSPLLHWTQRQAEETATLLGGDWLPFVAMRYWAPRAAEVVQAIRQQGIDEAVVVSLYPHYTGATTGSSIKDFKQAVAAHHPALRCRYIEDWHDWPAYLDALADCVREGLAQVPAAQRNQLQLLFSAHALPQKFIERGDPYQRHIEQTVAGVMARLDSCEHQIGYQSRSGPVRWMAPDSRELIRAAGAAGRPLLVVPVAFVSDHIETLEEIDGEFRELAEACGVPWFGRVPALNDRPSFIAALAALVRRAVSAAV
- a CDS encoding sulfurtransferase, with amino-acid sequence MIRFHKSILLVLMLLALSAVMLSGCGESVTHKTSTSSTDDGDTTDGDETTDTTPYPNADLLVSADELETLLSSSTATAATTGSLIVIDTRSADAYVAGHIPGAIHMAHAELADDSLNLKSVTELETLLGGKGLVADAKIVLYDDTITSWGSAGRVFWALEYLGCSDVHLLDGGWDKWSADGRTTQLAATTLEATTFTASVNTAVVTDKATIASRLGDSDFVLIDTRTDEEFIGWQLYGEARGGHITGAVHLPYEWSYGADHTLVPYATMKSYFEERGITADKQVVAYCTAGIRSGFAYFLARLMGYENVANYDASIWDWAAQADITTYPMEALTNYADLVYPGWVNAVMDYHASGSSSAAPANYNYDRDHKYLIFETQWGSFDDMANGWADTSYLSGHIPGAIHSNSDVYENGYPRWFMLPDDELKAAVGSMGITEDTTVIVYSNSPIFAARLWWILLYAGVDDVRLLNGGYDAWTAAGYDGETTTNYPVATTYSGSTLPEVVATTDYVAGVYDDENTLVADVRMYEEYAGEVSGYSYVVNKGRIPGAVYAFHADNPDRYYLDDDGTFRSYTEVETMWNGVGIEKATDTTFSKDVIFYCGSGYRSSISYLYAHLMGISNVRNYSDGWEGWSTDYVEDASYLAEEGVPGSTDGWRQNRSERPVSVGVHPE
- a CDS encoding DnaJ C-terminal domain-containing protein; protein product: MAKDYYASLGVAKTASADEIKKAYRKLAVKYHPDKNPGNKQAEERFKEISEAYAVLSDADKRRQYDQVGDNVFHQQFSREDIFQGTNFNDIFREFGLGGMGDDLFGQAGRGGRRSNVFHQPPRSVRGKDYLMKLNLPLRLALRGGERSLHLRHEGRDEQLQVRIPAGIASGQKLRIAGKGGPAPAGGEAGDLLLEILVDSDPLLTRKGNDLHQRLTVSFSTACLGGSAKVDTLDGEKRIKIPAGTASGSKIRLKGHGVPAHGRHEAGDLYVTIEVQVPTSLSPSQKKLLEALRDNDL